The following coding sequences lie in one Enterococcus sp. 9E7_DIV0242 genomic window:
- a CDS encoding serine acetyltransferase — protein sequence MENMTFEELVEINCYSADQLKKQEAADLLEKWYCCEINCEDIDRSVLFAHHARGCTIVAARLSPGVVIYQNVTLGSNMRYNKIHNKWENVGSPILAENVIVSDGAKILGPVLIGENTVIGAGAIITKDIPANSVAYGVNQYKPKNPEYDLVFNKNMISGEDIMEINRKRVHTFKQK from the coding sequence ATGGAAAATATGACCTTTGAAGAATTAGTGGAAATCAATTGCTACTCTGCAGATCAGCTGAAAAAACAAGAAGCTGCTGATTTATTGGAGAAGTGGTATTGCTGTGAAATAAATTGTGAAGATATAGATCGAAGTGTATTATTTGCCCATCATGCACGTGGCTGTACAATCGTTGCAGCCAGATTATCTCCAGGTGTCGTCATTTATCAGAATGTGACTCTGGGCTCAAATATGCGTTACAATAAAATTCATAATAAATGGGAAAATGTAGGAAGTCCTATTCTTGCAGAAAATGTGATCGTTTCAGATGGAGCTAAAATTTTGGGACCTGTTCTAATAGGCGAGAATACGGTCATTGGAGCAGGAGCTATAATAACAAAAGACATACCAGCGAATAGTGTTGCTTATGGCGTTAATCAATATAAACCTAAAAATCCAGAGTATGATTTGGTTTTTAATAAAAATATGATTTCCGGTGAAGACATCATGGAAATCAATAGAAAACGAGTTCATACATTTAAACAGAAGTAG
- a CDS encoding PTS sugar transporter subunit IIC, giving the protein MKFIDKLSEKLLPIAAKINNQRHLSAIRDGFIITMPLIMAASFFILLNAVVFSNAWVQQFVDLSSLAGLAGIVNNGTMGILAILVCYNIGFNLATWYASSGKIENKGFSPTHAGGLSVALMFVMNPLSSTVTLADGSTAEIGGVYLQSLTSSSGLFLAMLAALAGTELFVRFSKIEKLRIKMPESVPPAVGTSFNSLIPEVLVIIIFAVAVFVLDKATGLTVPEVVDVIIQTPLKGFVLSAPGMLFIQFISDTLWVFGMHGSSILSPIKSAPMLAAIQENMTAFEAGNAIPNIVTEPFVGSFGLLGGGGCILPLIVAIFIVSKRKEQKDVARLGLAPSCFNIAEPIMFGLPVVMNPIFMIPCALIPSINLIIAYFATSIGLIGKTVAAAPWITPPVFQAWIATGGNLPAAILALLLFIMDILLFIPFIMASNKAKGFEVA; this is encoded by the coding sequence ATGAAATTTATTGACAAGTTATCTGAAAAGTTGTTACCTATTGCTGCGAAAATCAATAATCAACGTCACCTAAGTGCTATTCGAGATGGGTTTATCATCACTATGCCATTAATAATGGCAGCCTCATTTTTCATCCTGTTAAATGCTGTTGTATTCTCAAATGCCTGGGTTCAGCAATTCGTTGATTTGAGCTCTTTGGCTGGCTTGGCTGGGATCGTTAATAATGGAACGATGGGTATTCTAGCTATTTTAGTGTGTTATAACATTGGGTTTAACCTTGCTACATGGTATGCTTCATCTGGAAAAATCGAGAACAAAGGCTTTAGTCCGACACATGCAGGTGGCTTGAGTGTTGCTTTGATGTTTGTCATGAATCCTTTGAGCAGTACAGTAACATTGGCAGATGGATCAACGGCAGAAATCGGAGGTGTTTACCTGCAATCATTAACTTCTTCGTCAGGGTTGTTTCTGGCCATGCTGGCAGCATTGGCAGGTACAGAGCTGTTTGTACGTTTCTCAAAAATCGAGAAGCTACGAATCAAAATGCCTGAAAGTGTTCCTCCGGCAGTAGGAACCTCATTCAATTCCTTAATTCCGGAAGTATTAGTCATCATCATTTTTGCGGTAGCAGTGTTCGTTTTAGATAAAGCGACAGGTCTGACAGTACCGGAAGTGGTAGATGTGATCATCCAGACGCCATTGAAAGGCTTTGTACTATCCGCTCCGGGAATGCTATTTATTCAATTTATCTCTGATACACTGTGGGTCTTCGGAATGCATGGTTCAAGTATCTTATCACCGATAAAATCAGCACCAATGCTTGCCGCAATTCAAGAAAATATGACTGCTTTTGAAGCAGGAAATGCTATTCCTAATATTGTTACAGAGCCGTTCGTAGGAAGCTTTGGCTTGCTTGGCGGTGGCGGATGCATTCTACCATTGATTGTTGCAATCTTTATTGTCTCAAAAAGAAAAGAGCAAAAAGATGTAGCCAGACTTGGTTTGGCACCGAGCTGTTTCAATATTGCTGAGCCGATCATGTTTGGTTTGCCAGTCGTAATGAATCCAATCTTTATGATTCCGTGTGCACTGATTCCATCCATCAATTTGATCATTGCTTATTTTGCAACAAGTATCGGTTTGATTGGCAAAACGGTAGCTGCGGCTCCGTGGATCACTCCGCCCGTATTCCAAGCTTGGATCGCGACAGGTGGAAATTTACCGGCAGCTATTCTTGCGTTGCTACTATTTATAATGGATATCTTGTTGTTCATTCCATTTATCATGGCCAGCAACAAAGCAAAAGGCTTTGAAGTAGCGTAA
- a CDS encoding glycoside hydrolase family 3 N-terminal domain-containing protein has protein sequence MSYKNPDLTIHERVEDLLSQMTLEEKVGQVNQHLYGWKAYEKAHTGFQLTDYFKEHVHWGQGMGALYGLFRADPWSKVNHLNGIPAEESWKLANEVQDYVINHSRLGIPVLLVEECPHGHQGLGSISYPTNIGRGNSFNKELIEETARHMAEELAMKGVHLALVSSLDLSRDPRWGRTEECYGEDPYLAAAFNHAIVNGFQGNMINAQHSFVHQTVADIGRKPEQLGVVLKHCIAQGDGLGGHNSGAVNIGEREFMEIYYPLLKSAKNAVGIMAAYNDIDGVPCHTNQRLFEELLRKDIGYQGIVMADGTALDRLKPIYGSDEKAAGKALQAGIDLSLWDNTYLTIGAGIKQAVVQQAALDRAVYRMLSIKFMLGLFDRPYTEKPEIAYKERFYSYRKRNHQMAAESMTLLKNEGVLPLQDIGEKIAVIGPNAHALYNQLGDYTAPQDEDVLDRTIFTSIKQAFSHSDVAYAQGCDIRAEENQVTHMEKAVELAEKSDKIILVLGGSSARNFDMEFFANGAVSSKGVNMDSGENVDVASLALGGKQLALFDCLSKLGKPIVTLLIQGRPHEIEAICQKSDAVVAAWYPGQEGGPAVAQLLAGVVNPSGKLSISYPRSSGQLPVYHYQRAIAMNENYYDLPGSALYSFGYGKSFTLFSYEKLTILNPHLTKQDLIDGKKLQLEVTVKNTGQVVGKEAVLLFVKLEGGEVIQRKQLLRGFEKVQIAPNQTEKVSFALGFDELSYFSNQGDFELSEQVIIKIEELEQSISLGNS, from the coding sequence ATGAGCTATAAAAATCCTGATTTAACGATTCATGAACGCGTGGAGGATTTGCTGAGTCAGATGACTCTGGAAGAAAAGGTGGGGCAGGTCAATCAACATTTATACGGATGGAAAGCTTATGAGAAGGCACACACCGGGTTTCAGTTAACTGATTATTTCAAAGAGCATGTCCACTGGGGACAGGGGATGGGTGCGTTATATGGTCTGTTCCGTGCCGATCCGTGGTCAAAGGTCAATCATCTGAACGGCATTCCGGCAGAGGAAAGCTGGAAGCTGGCAAATGAGGTTCAGGATTATGTAATCAATCATTCAAGGTTGGGTATTCCTGTATTACTAGTAGAAGAGTGTCCCCATGGGCATCAAGGACTTGGCAGCATCTCATATCCAACAAATATCGGCAGAGGAAACTCGTTCAATAAAGAATTAATTGAGGAAACTGCCAGGCATATGGCAGAGGAGTTGGCGATGAAAGGTGTTCATCTGGCACTTGTTTCTTCCTTAGATTTGAGTCGTGATCCGCGGTGGGGAAGAACAGAGGAGTGCTATGGAGAAGATCCGTATCTTGCAGCAGCTTTTAATCATGCCATCGTTAACGGCTTTCAAGGGAACATGATCAATGCACAGCACTCATTTGTTCATCAGACAGTTGCTGATATTGGTCGGAAGCCAGAACAATTGGGTGTGGTTTTGAAGCATTGTATCGCTCAGGGGGATGGTCTTGGCGGACACAACTCCGGTGCAGTAAATATCGGTGAACGCGAGTTCATGGAAATTTATTACCCACTATTGAAGAGTGCGAAAAACGCCGTGGGAATTATGGCGGCCTATAATGATATAGACGGTGTTCCCTGTCATACCAATCAACGATTATTTGAAGAGCTGCTACGAAAAGATATCGGTTATCAAGGCATAGTTATGGCTGACGGGACAGCGTTGGATCGGCTAAAACCAATCTATGGCTCGGATGAGAAGGCAGCTGGGAAAGCCTTGCAGGCAGGAATCGATTTAAGTCTTTGGGATAACACCTATCTGACGATCGGAGCAGGTATTAAGCAAGCTGTTGTTCAACAAGCAGCGTTGGATCGTGCTGTTTATCGTATGTTGAGTATCAAGTTCATGCTTGGTCTTTTCGACCGTCCTTACACAGAAAAACCGGAAATAGCTTATAAAGAACGATTTTACAGTTATCGAAAAAGGAATCATCAAATGGCCGCAGAAAGTATGACACTGTTAAAAAACGAGGGAGTTCTTCCTTTGCAAGACATTGGAGAGAAGATTGCTGTTATCGGCCCCAATGCGCATGCGCTATATAATCAGCTTGGCGACTACACGGCACCACAGGATGAAGACGTGTTGGATCGAACTATTTTTACAAGTATAAAGCAGGCCTTCTCTCACTCTGATGTTGCTTATGCACAAGGGTGTGATATCCGTGCTGAGGAAAATCAAGTAACGCATATGGAAAAGGCAGTTGAGCTAGCAGAGAAAAGTGATAAAATTATTCTTGTACTTGGCGGTTCCAGTGCCCGAAATTTTGATATGGAATTTTTCGCCAATGGGGCAGTCTCATCCAAAGGAGTGAATATGGATTCCGGAGAAAATGTGGATGTTGCTTCTCTCGCCTTAGGTGGCAAACAGCTGGCGCTATTTGATTGCTTGAGTAAGCTCGGTAAACCAATCGTGACACTCTTGATCCAGGGAAGACCTCATGAAATAGAAGCCATCTGTCAGAAATCAGACGCAGTGGTCGCTGCGTGGTATCCTGGTCAGGAAGGGGGACCAGCAGTTGCTCAACTTTTAGCTGGAGTAGTCAACCCTAGTGGAAAGCTGAGTATAAGTTATCCGCGAAGCAGTGGTCAGTTGCCGGTTTATCATTATCAACGAGCTATCGCAATGAATGAGAACTATTATGATTTACCCGGTTCCGCGTTATATTCGTTTGGATATGGCAAAAGCTTTACACTGTTTTCTTATGAAAAGCTGACCATTTTGAATCCACATCTAACCAAACAAGACTTGATAGATGGTAAGAAGCTTCAGCTAGAAGTGACAGTAAAAAATACGGGTCAAGTTGTTGGAAAGGAAGCAGTTTTGCTGTTTGTAAAGCTGGAAGGTGGAGAGGTCATTCAACGAAAGCAGCTGCTTCGAGGCTTTGAAAAAGTTCAAATCGCTCCTAATCAAACTGAAAAAGTAAGCTTTGCGTTAGGATTTGATGAGCTGTCCTATTTTAGCAATCAAGGTGATTTTGAGCTCTCAGAACAAGTAATTATTAAAATAGAGGAACTGGAACAGTCGATCAGTCTGGGAAACAGCTGA
- a CDS encoding LacI family DNA-binding transcriptional regulator, translating to MATIQEVAKEAQVSVGSVSRYLNGHTLRPENMTRIRSAIEKLNYTENLWAKGLKSNQSFSIGLLMNNMQSQFSSSVVATIEDVFEQEGYGTLLSGYRDDAEQIERKLDFLLSRGVDGLVVFGAEQSWPGIKKIKDLDIPVISAITPLDYPNVDSILLNNRESTTAIIQRILGQGHQKIGFIAAPQIDYVAKERLNGIHDAFTQSGLTLDERYIVYGDYSRKSGYMCMEELLKLEDITAVFVCNYNMSLGALEAIYEHELKIGTDISFASYDYFEASDIFYPKLTVIKQPVAEFGTLVAQRVLQRVKEGQKMAGQQFTIENEILWRDSIRKR from the coding sequence GTGGCCACTATACAGGAAGTAGCAAAGGAAGCGCAAGTTTCGGTAGGTAGTGTCTCTAGATATTTGAATGGGCATACGCTTCGACCGGAGAATATGACGCGCATTCGAAGTGCAATCGAGAAGCTTAACTATACAGAAAATCTTTGGGCAAAGGGTCTGAAAAGTAATCAAAGTTTTTCGATTGGTCTGCTGATGAACAATATGCAGAGTCAGTTCAGCTCTTCTGTAGTGGCGACGATCGAGGATGTCTTTGAACAGGAAGGCTACGGGACATTGCTTTCAGGGTATCGGGATGACGCTGAACAGATCGAACGGAAGTTGGATTTTTTACTTTCACGGGGTGTTGATGGGCTGGTTGTTTTTGGTGCGGAGCAGAGTTGGCCGGGGATCAAAAAAATTAAGGACCTCGATATCCCAGTAATTTCGGCGATCACACCACTTGATTACCCTAATGTTGATTCTATTTTGTTAAATAATCGGGAAAGTACAACAGCTATCATACAGCGTATTCTGGGGCAGGGGCATCAGAAAATAGGGTTCATTGCAGCACCTCAGATTGATTATGTCGCAAAGGAACGTCTAAATGGAATTCATGATGCATTCACACAATCAGGCTTGACCCTAGATGAGCGTTATATTGTTTATGGTGACTATTCTAGAAAAAGCGGCTATATGTGCATGGAAGAATTGCTAAAGCTCGAAGATATTACTGCAGTATTTGTCTGTAACTACAATATGTCCTTAGGTGCTTTAGAAGCAATCTATGAGCATGAGTTAAAGATTGGCACAGACATTTCTTTTGCCAGCTATGATTATTTTGAAGCCAGTGATATTTTTTATCCGAAGCTAACAGTTATCAAACAGCCAGTTGCTGAGTTTGGCACTCTGGTAGCCCAACGTGTTCTTCAGCGAGTCAAGGAAGGACAGAAAATGGCCGGACAACAGTTCACGATTGAAAATGAAATTCTCTGGCGAGATTCGATCAGAAAACGATAA
- a CDS encoding alpha-L-fucosidase: protein MKIRQDIEENNVTQQEAYSELPSEVRQQLEKFQDDKLGVIFHWGLYATAGIVESWQLSEEDTWARKKPWRTTLDQLRQDYWALDKVFDPQKFCPETWASVCKKAGFNYMLFTTKHHDGFNMYDTHYSTYKVTGKNCPFHKDKRKDIFKEVVQAFRKEGLSTGIYYSKADWASPLYWEPDSRPKGRYASYDPMEKPEIWQSYQQFVFDQLQELCTSYGKMDILWLDGGWVNSANNEYLAMDQLIPQLRKAQPQLIAVDRTIGGPYENYVTPERKVPDILPKKVWESNIPLAKNWGYVPDDCYKTFEEILTLLIQIVSKGGNLLLGIGPKPDGTLPEEAVALMTQLGSWLNIYGKGIYGTRKNDVTQLKNWYFTRKKQTIYGFHFNKNEAVDTTPELSLEALGVNDVVSVHNIKTNHIYSIQNRRIHLTEEDRQAFVTGIEIQIETEG, encoded by the coding sequence ATGAAGATCAGGCAAGACATTGAAGAAAATAATGTGACACAGCAGGAAGCTTATAGTGAGCTTCCATCAGAAGTAAGGCAGCAGTTGGAAAAATTTCAAGATGACAAGCTAGGGGTCATTTTCCATTGGGGCTTGTACGCGACTGCGGGGATCGTTGAATCCTGGCAGCTCTCAGAAGAAGATACTTGGGCAAGGAAAAAGCCGTGGCGAACAACTCTTGATCAGCTCAGACAGGATTATTGGGCGTTGGACAAAGTGTTTGACCCACAGAAATTTTGTCCGGAAACTTGGGCATCGGTGTGTAAAAAGGCTGGTTTTAACTATATGCTTTTTACGACGAAGCATCATGATGGCTTCAATATGTATGATACACACTATTCGACATATAAAGTGACGGGGAAAAATTGTCCCTTTCATAAGGATAAACGAAAAGATATTTTTAAGGAAGTCGTTCAGGCATTTCGCAAAGAAGGTCTGTCTACGGGTATCTACTATTCTAAAGCAGATTGGGCAAGTCCATTATACTGGGAGCCGGATAGTAGACCAAAGGGAAGATATGCCAGCTATGATCCGATGGAAAAACCAGAAATTTGGCAGAGCTATCAACAGTTTGTCTTTGATCAGCTACAGGAGCTATGTACCTCGTATGGAAAAATGGATATTCTTTGGCTAGATGGCGGATGGGTAAATTCAGCGAACAATGAGTATTTAGCTATGGATCAGCTTATTCCTCAGCTGAGAAAAGCACAGCCACAGTTGATAGCTGTTGATCGAACAATTGGAGGGCCATACGAAAATTATGTGACGCCGGAACGAAAGGTACCGGATATATTGCCGAAAAAAGTCTGGGAAAGTAATATTCCGCTGGCAAAAAATTGGGGGTATGTTCCTGATGATTGTTATAAAACTTTTGAAGAAATTTTGACATTACTGATTCAGATCGTCTCAAAAGGCGGCAATCTTCTTTTGGGAATAGGCCCTAAACCAGATGGCACATTACCGGAAGAGGCGGTTGCGTTGATGACACAGCTTGGAAGCTGGCTAAATATTTATGGAAAGGGAATCTATGGAACGAGAAAAAATGATGTAACGCAACTCAAAAACTGGTACTTTACGAGAAAGAAGCAGACGATTTACGGCTTTCATTTTAATAAAAATGAAGCAGTTGACACAACACCGGAGCTTTCATTAGAAGCATTGGGAGTGAATGATGTAGTTTCTGTTCATAATATAAAAACCAATCATATCTATTCGATCCAAAATAGGCGAATTCACCTGACTGAGGAAGATCGACAGGCATTTGTCACGGGTATCGAAATTCAAATAGAAACAGAGGGATAG
- a CDS encoding glycoside hydrolase family 1 protein, whose amino-acid sequence MREFSKAFLWGAAASAPQTEGHSLRNGKSASTWDEWFKLAPEKFNEQQGPEDTSNVYEEYHEDIQRMKELGMNSYRTSIAWTRLLPDGHTINQEGAAFYKSYFSELKANGIEPIINLFHFDMPWWLMDKGGWEVRESVEAFAFYAKTAFDLFGDTVTYWTTFNEPLVHIECGYLYGYHYPAIVDFKKAIQVGYHTLMAHVRAVEEFRRLQNDSGQIGIILNISPAYPKSQSAEDLKAKELADLFNTSSFLDPAVHGTIPKKLIAVLKENGLIPVTEEQDKALIKANTVDFIGLNYYQPRRVQAPTDTHFPAETPEDFYLPYDLPGKRINPYRGWEIYPEALYDVAVMMKEHYNNIPWYVSENGMGVAEEEGFMDEHGMIQDDYRIDFMKEHLRELHKGIQAGSNCFGYHTWTFVDCWSWLNGYRNRYGFYRVAIEDDFKRSLKKSGLWYKELIEKNGFSD is encoded by the coding sequence ATGAGAGAATTCTCGAAAGCATTTTTATGGGGCGCGGCAGCATCGGCTCCACAAACAGAAGGACATAGTCTGAGGAATGGGAAATCCGCTTCTACTTGGGACGAATGGTTTAAATTGGCACCTGAAAAATTTAACGAACAGCAAGGTCCAGAGGATACGTCGAATGTCTATGAGGAGTACCACGAAGACATCCAGCGAATGAAAGAACTCGGAATGAACTCTTATAGAACCTCCATTGCTTGGACACGCCTCTTGCCGGATGGCCATACCATCAATCAGGAGGGAGCAGCTTTTTACAAGTCTTATTTCTCTGAACTGAAAGCCAATGGCATTGAACCGATCATTAACCTTTTTCATTTTGATATGCCTTGGTGGCTGATGGACAAAGGCGGCTGGGAAGTAAGAGAATCCGTTGAGGCATTTGCTTTTTACGCAAAAACTGCGTTTGACTTATTTGGGGATACTGTTACCTACTGGACGACATTCAATGAGCCGCTTGTCCACATTGAATGCGGCTATTTGTACGGGTACCATTACCCAGCGATCGTCGATTTCAAAAAGGCAATTCAAGTGGGGTATCACACCTTGATGGCACATGTCAGAGCAGTGGAGGAATTCCGAAGGTTGCAAAACGATAGTGGGCAAATCGGGATCATTCTCAACATTTCACCTGCTTATCCAAAAAGTCAATCAGCAGAAGACCTCAAAGCAAAGGAACTGGCTGATCTATTCAATACCAGTAGTTTTCTTGATCCGGCGGTTCATGGAACAATTCCGAAAAAGCTGATTGCTGTTCTTAAGGAAAATGGACTGATTCCAGTAACGGAGGAACAAGACAAAGCGCTAATCAAGGCAAATACAGTGGATTTCATCGGCTTGAATTACTATCAGCCGAGAAGAGTGCAAGCTCCGACGGATACTCACTTTCCTGCGGAAACGCCTGAAGATTTCTATCTTCCCTATGATCTTCCGGGAAAACGAATCAATCCTTATCGTGGCTGGGAAATCTATCCGGAAGCGTTGTACGATGTTGCTGTGATGATGAAAGAACACTACAACAATATTCCGTGGTATGTTTCTGAAAATGGCATGGGGGTTGCTGAGGAAGAAGGGTTTATGGATGAGCATGGCATGATCCAGGATGATTATCGGATCGACTTTATGAAGGAGCATCTTCGCGAGCTGCATAAAGGAATTCAGGCTGGCAGTAATTGCTTTGGGTATCACACATGGACCTTTGTTGATTGCTGGTCATGGTTGAATGGGTATCGGAATCGCTATGGTTTTTATCGGGTAGCTATCGAAGATGATTTTAAACGCAGTCTGAAGAAAAGCGGATTGTGGTATAAAGAACTGATTGAAAAAAATGGCTTTTCTGATTAA
- a CDS encoding carboxymuconolactone decarboxylase family protein: MSDYKEEYKELAQNHAALMKNCPDLMTAFRGIPKEALKPKHLDTKTKELMAVAIAISIRCEGCILAHVRDALKAGATIEEVAETVEVAVLMGGGPATAYGAKALSIAEYLQSQT; the protein is encoded by the coding sequence ATGTCGGATTATAAAGAAGAATATAAGGAATTGGCTCAAAACCATGCAGCATTAATGAAAAATTGTCCTGATTTGATGACTGCCTTCCGAGGTATTCCCAAGGAAGCTCTTAAGCCGAAGCATTTAGACACGAAGACAAAGGAGCTGATGGCCGTAGCAATCGCTATTTCGATTCGATGCGAAGGCTGTATTCTCGCTCACGTCAGAGATGCACTCAAAGCCGGAGCAACAATAGAAGAGGTGGCTGAAACTGTTGAAGTTGCGGTCTTGATGGGAGGCGGTCCAGCTACTGCCTATGGTGCCAAAGCGCTGTCTATTGCTGAATATTTACAAAGTCAGACCTGA
- the rpsB gene encoding 30S ribosomal protein S2, whose translation MAVISMKQLLEAGVHFGHQTRRWNPKMKKYIFTERNGIYIIDLQKTVKLVDVAYDYMKNVAEEGGVALFVGTKKQAQEAIKDEAIRAGQYYVNHRWLGGTLTNWDTIQKRIKRLKDINRMEEDGTFDVLPKKEVVGLNKQRERLEKFLGGIADMPRVPDVMYIVDPRKERIAVQEAHKLNIPIVAMVDTNCDPDEIDVVIPSNDDAIRAVKLITAKMADAFIEGNQGEDQAVEEMFVEQAPEEATSIEEIVEVVEGSNEGAAE comes from the coding sequence ATGGCAGTAATTTCTATGAAACAATTACTTGAAGCCGGCGTACATTTTGGACACCAAACTCGTCGCTGGAATCCGAAGATGAAAAAATACATCTTCACAGAAAGAAACGGAATCTACATCATTGACTTGCAAAAGACAGTGAAATTGGTAGACGTAGCTTACGATTACATGAAAAATGTTGCTGAAGAAGGCGGCGTTGCATTGTTCGTAGGTACGAAAAAACAAGCACAGGAAGCAATCAAAGATGAAGCGATCCGTGCAGGTCAATACTATGTAAACCATCGTTGGTTAGGTGGAACATTGACTAACTGGGATACAATCCAAAAACGTATCAAACGTTTGAAAGATATCAATAGAATGGAAGAAGATGGAACATTTGACGTTCTTCCTAAAAAAGAAGTCGTTGGTTTGAACAAACAACGCGAACGTCTTGAAAAATTCTTGGGCGGTATCGCTGATATGCCTAGAGTTCCAGACGTAATGTACATTGTTGATCCTCGTAAAGAACGTATTGCTGTTCAAGAAGCACACAAATTGAACATTCCAATCGTAGCGATGGTAGATACTAACTGTGATCCAGATGAGATCGATGTAGTTATCCCATCAAATGACGATGCAATTCGTGCTGTTAAATTGATCACAGCTAAAATGGCTGATGCATTCATCGAAGGAAACCAAGGTGAAGATCAAGCTGTAGAAGAAATGTTCGTTGAGCAAGCACCGGAAGAAGCAACATCAATCGAAGAAATCGTTGAAGTTGTTGAAGGTTCTAACGAAGGCGCTGCAGAATAA
- the tsf gene encoding translation elongation factor Ts translates to MADISAKLVKQLRDMTGVGMMDAKRALVEVEGDMDKAVDYLREKGMAKAGKKNDRIAAEGLANVAIEGNFAAIVEINSETDFVSKNEMFQDLVKNIAKDVAVNKPASLEEAMAIKTEKGTIETDLIEAQTVIGEKINFRRFELVEKADNAAFGAYLHMGGRIAVLTVVDGTTDEDVAKDVAMHIAAINPRYVDESQIPQEELEHEKAVLTEQALNEGKPANIVDKMVVGRLNKFKAEISLVDQPFVKDPDMTVAKYVASKGGTVKSFVRFEVGEGIEKREDNFADEVMSQMKK, encoded by the coding sequence ATGGCAGATATTTCAGCTAAATTAGTTAAACAATTACGTGACATGACTGGTGTCGGTATGATGGACGCGAAAAGAGCGTTGGTAGAAGTAGAAGGCGACATGGATAAAGCTGTAGACTATCTACGTGAAAAAGGAATGGCAAAAGCTGGTAAGAAAAATGACCGTATCGCTGCTGAAGGCTTAGCAAATGTAGCGATTGAAGGGAATTTTGCGGCTATCGTAGAAATCAACTCAGAAACGGACTTCGTTTCTAAAAACGAAATGTTCCAAGACCTAGTGAAGAACATTGCGAAAGATGTTGCAGTGAATAAACCAGCTTCTTTAGAAGAAGCAATGGCTATCAAAACAGAAAAAGGCACAATCGAAACAGATTTGATCGAAGCACAAACAGTTATTGGTGAAAAAATCAATTTCCGTCGTTTTGAATTAGTTGAAAAAGCGGATAACGCTGCTTTCGGTGCTTACTTGCACATGGGCGGACGTATTGCCGTATTGACTGTTGTTGATGGAACAACAGATGAAGATGTTGCAAAAGATGTTGCAATGCACATCGCTGCAATCAATCCTCGTTATGTGGATGAGTCTCAAATTCCTCAAGAAGAATTAGAGCATGAAAAAGCAGTTCTTACTGAACAAGCATTAAACGAAGGGAAGCCAGCAAATATCGTTGATAAAATGGTTGTTGGACGTTTAAACAAATTCAAAGCTGAAATTTCTCTTGTGGATCAACCATTCGTTAAAGATCCAGATATGACAGTTGCGAAATACGTTGCTTCTAAAGGCGGCACAGTGAAATCTTTCGTACGTTTTGAAGTTGGAGAAGGAATCGAGAAACGTGAAGATAACTTTGCTGACGAAGTAATGAGTCAAATGAAAAAATAA
- the pyrH gene encoding UMP kinase, with amino-acid sequence MVKPKYQRVVLKLSGEALAGDDGFGIKPPVIKEIVEEIKEVHELGIEMAIVVGGGNIWRGQIGAQMGMERAQADYMGMLATVMNALALQDTLENLGVPTRVQTSIEMRQIAEPYIRRRAERHLEKGRVVIFAGGTGNPYFSTDTTAALRAAEINADVILMAKNNVDGVYSADPKLDATAVKFEELTHLDVISKGLQVMDSTASSLSMDNDIPLLVFNLNEPGNIRRACLGENIGTTVRGK; translated from the coding sequence ATGGTAAAACCTAAATATCAACGTGTAGTATTGAAATTGAGTGGTGAGGCATTAGCCGGAGATGATGGATTCGGTATCAAACCTCCAGTGATCAAAGAGATTGTCGAAGAAATCAAAGAAGTACATGAGCTTGGCATTGAGATGGCTATCGTTGTTGGCGGAGGCAATATCTGGCGTGGACAGATTGGTGCCCAAATGGGTATGGAAAGAGCTCAGGCTGATTACATGGGTATGCTTGCTACAGTGATGAACGCTTTAGCGTTGCAAGATACTCTTGAAAATTTAGGTGTACCGACTCGTGTGCAAACATCTATTGAAATGCGTCAAATTGCAGAACCGTATATCCGTAGAAGAGCAGAGCGTCACCTTGAAAAAGGGCGTGTGGTCATCTTTGCAGGTGGTACAGGGAACCCTTACTTCTCCACTGATACAACAGCTGCATTACGCGCAGCTGAAATCAATGCGGATGTTATCTTGATGGCTAAAAACAATGTTGACGGTGTTTACTCTGCCGATCCTAAATTGGATGCCACTGCTGTGAAGTTTGAAGAACTGACACACTTAGATGTGATTTCTAAAGGTCTGCAGGTCATGGATTCTACAGCAAGCTCTTTGAGTATGGATAATGATATCCCATTGCTTGTCTTTAACTTGAACGAACCTGGAAACATTCGCCGAGCTTGTCTTGGTGAAAATATCGGAACTACTGTTAGGGGGAAATAA